The DNA sequence GACTGATGTCGTCGATCTGCATGAAGCGGAGGATGTGGACGACTGCCGCGAGATCGACGGCCGCCCCGCCGTCCACAGCGGCGTCGGGAGGCCTCCCGGAACGGTAACTCTCCGGCATCACGACGAGGCTGCAGTCGCTCTCGTCCGTGTGGTCGATGCAGTCGTCCCTCAGGTCGCAGCGTCGTTCCTTCGGTATGCAGTCGCCGTTGGCGCACGTGAACTGCGTGTCGTCGCAGGCCGAGAGGCTCAGCTCCACTTCCGTACCAGCGAAGAGGCCGCAGACGGCAGCGCTGATCGTCCACATGTTGTGTCCTATTGGGTACCTATTCGCTGAGGTCATCTTCAGCCAGGCCAAAACCTCACTCTTCTTGATGTCCTTCAGATGCCACTCACCTTGACCTACGGTGTAGATCATAAAGCCGTAAAAACCATGGAAATACGGTTTGCCAGCGGTGTAGCCAAGAACTTCGTAGTAGGTTTCTGGTTCCCTTCGGGAGCATAGTCCTCTTAGGCGTAGCGGAGGGTCCTGTCGCTTGATGCAAGGGACACAAGCGAGCCAGTCTGCTAGACAGATCATGTCCACCCACAAGCCGCTTCCCTGAGCCATGAACAAACAATTCTCGCTAGTGTTTCCATTGGGCTGTCCTGGCTCAAACAACAGCGTAGCATTCACAACTTCATTATCGGAAAATCTACGCCATGTTCCCTCTTCTACTTCGTCAGTCAACCCGACCCACAGGTGGTAGTTGGCAGCGCAGGTCTCGACAAACTGTAAGGACGTGTTGTGAAGCTTCACATTTTCCTCCGTTGTTCTCGGGCCGAAGATAACATGGCCGACCCTCTGACACATGAGTTTGGATGCCTCTAGATCTCGCGGCTCTGGGAAAATGACAAAGTCAGTGCCCTTCTCGCAAAGCGTGTGAAGTTTCACCGTCTCAACCGAAACACCGAAGTTCTCCAACTCGTCCTCATCTGAAGAGAATACATTTCCTTCCGCATGACGTCTGCAGGAGGCCATGTCCTCGACTTCCTTCTGCGTGAGGCTCCAGTTCCAGATGTTGACCTGGGCGACGTGACCGTGGAAGACCTGTGTCAGGTCGAAACCTTCACCCACCAGGTCTTGTTCCTGGCCGATGGTCAAGGTGCTGTTGAGTGGCAGTGGGATCACCTCTGTCTCCAGATAACCGTAAGCCCTTTCCTTCCCTTCGACAAAGGCTCGGTACCAGCCCGAGGAGAAGATGTGACAGTAGTGGACCCACTGGTGAAGTACCAACTCCGTCGTGAAGTCCAGGGACCCAGTTTGCTTTTTGGCGTTGTACATGAGGCTATTCCGACGACCCCGTCGATCTGGAAAAGACTTCAACTTTTGAGCATTTCCGATACAACGTAAACAAACATGGTATGTGATATTACGACAGAGGACGGAGTTTAAAGGTGCGACTCAGAGCCACAGAACACATTTCGCAGGTACTCACAGATGAGAAGGGAGTCTGACATAGCGTCGGAGGCCGACATGGACACGTAAGGTTCCAAGGGCGTGAGACTGGAAGGCTTGACGCGAGTGCAAACGCTCACTTCACTTGAGGCAGCGTAGCCCtggttgagagggagagagagagagagagaaagagagggagacgaGCAATCGTTCCGCGCTATATTGATCACAGATAAAGATGGAGTTCTTACGTGTAAGTAGGACGCGTCAAGTGTCTTCCATTGTAAGTTAGTCACTATCAGAGTAGTCTGTCCAACAAATTCATCGTCAGTAGGTGCTATCTCATCTTCCTGGTGAATACCTGCTGGCTTTGGGACAAATGCACACGTCGTCATAaatctcccacccaaaccacacaTTTGGGAGATTTATGAACGTCTCGAACAAACTCACAATGAGTCCCTTACAAGATACAAGATCTTGCTAATGTTGGACACGAATCCACCGGCTGCATGCATTATTAAGGGTAGGAGGTAATAAACGAGAtttgttatgtgtaataatcCATACGAGGGACAATAGATCTACGACAAGAGAGGGAGACTACCGTCTTATGCCCCGCTGGTGCTTCGATCACCGTCTTGTGCCCCGCCGGTGCTACGATCACCGTCTTGTGCCCCGCTGGTGCTACGATCACCGTCTTGTGCCCCGCCGGTGCTATGATCACCGTCTTATGCCCCGCTGGTGCTACGATCACCGTCTTGCGCCCCGCCGGTGCTACAATCACAGTCTTGTGCCCCGCCGGTGCTACAAGCACCGTCTTGTGCCCCGCCGGTGCTACAATCACCGTCTTGTGCCCCGCCGGTGCTACAATCACCGTCTTGTGCCCCGCCGGTGCTACAATCACCGTCTTGTGCCCCGCCGGTGCTACAATCACCGTCTTGTGCCCCGCCGGTGCTACGATCACAGTCTTGTGCCGTTGGTGCTACGATCACCGTCTTGTGCCGTTGGTGCTACGATCAATGGTGTAGTGACTTACACCAAACGTAGAAATTATGgctataatattttcttttcttttttttccacccctctATCTAAAATATCTTGGTCATGCACATTCACTATTCCTGTGATCGTAGaagtaaaacaaacaaacaaacaaactttccaaagccaTGGGCTTCCACCTTTTGTGGTATTCTGGTGACGGACTATTTCGTCGTGGTGAAATGGGAGGTGATATTTTACCATAGCTCCGTCTGTCGTACTTACTTTGCATGTCGTAAGGTCAACCATACCTGGCATTTTTGCCCTGTTCTAACATTCCTAGCAATGTGGAGTTAACCATTCCTAGCAATGTGGAGTTAACCATTCCTAGCAATGTGGAGTTAACCATTCCTAGCAATGTGGAGTTAACCATTCCTAGCAATGTGGAGTTAACCATTCCTAGCAATGTGGAGTTAACCATTCCTAGCACTGTGGAGTTAACCATTCCTAGCAATGTGGAGTTAACCATTCCTAGCAATGTGGAGTTAACCATTCCTAGCAATGTGGAGTTAACCATTCCTAGCACTGTGGGGTTAACCATTCCTAGCAATGTGGAGTTAACCATTCCTAGCAATGTGGAGTTAACCATTCCTAGCACTGTGGGGTTAACCATTCCTAGCACTGTGGAGTTAACCATTCCTAGCAATGTGGAGTTAACCATTCCTAGCAATGTGGAGTTAACCATTCCTAGCAATGTGGAGTTAACCATTCCTAGCAATGTGGAGTTAACCATTCCTAGCAATGTGGAGTTAACCATTCCTAGCAATGTGGAGTTAACCATTCCTAGCAATGTGGAGTTAACCATTCCTAGCACTGTGGGGTTAACCATTCCTAGCAATGTGGAGTTAACCATTCCTAGCAATGTGGAGTTAACCATTCCTAGCACTGTGGGGTTAACCATTCCTAGCAATGTGGAGTTAACCATTCCTAGCAATGTGGAGTTAACCATTCCTAGCAATGTGGAGTTAACCATTCCTAGCAATGTGGAGTTAACCATTCCTAGCAATGTGGAGTTAACCATTCCTAGCAATGTGGAGTTAACCATTCCTAGCAATGTGGAGTTAACCATTCCTAGCAATGTGGAGTTAACCATTCCTAGCAATGTGGAGTTAACCATTCCTAGCAATGTGGAGTTAACCATTCCTAGCACTGTGGGGTTAACCATTCCTAGCAATGTGGAGTTAACCATTCCTAGCAATGTGGAGTTAACCATTCCTAGCACTGTGGGGTTAACCATTCCTAGCAATGTGGAGTTAACCATTCCTAGCAATGTGGAGTTAACCATTCCTAGCAATGTGGAGTTAACCATTCCTAGCAATGTGGAGTTAACCATTCCTAGCAATGTGGA is a window from the Panulirus ornatus isolate Po-2019 chromosome 3, ASM3632096v1, whole genome shotgun sequence genome containing:
- the LOC139763208 gene encoding uncharacterized protein isoform X4: MCGLGGRFMTTCAFVPKPAGIHQEDEIAPTDDEFVGQTTLIVTNLQWKTLDASYLHVRTPSLSVINIARNDCSSPSLSLSLSLPLNQGYAASSEVSVCTRVKPSSLTPLEPYVSMSASDAMSDSLLIYRRGRRNSLMYNAKKQTGSLDFTTELVLHQWVHYCHIFSSGWYRAFVEGKERAYGYLETEVIPLPLNSTLTIGQEQDLVGEGFDLTQVFHGHVAQVNIWNWSLTQKEVEDMASCRRHAEGNVFSSDEDELENFGVSVETVKLHTLCEKGTDFVIFPEPRDLEASKLMCQRVGHVIFGPRTTEENVKLHNTSLQFVETCAANYHLWVGLTDEVEEGTWRRFSDNEVVNATLLFEPGQPNGNTSENCLFMAQGSGLWVDMICLADWLACVPCIKRQDPPLRLRGLCSRREPETYYEVLGYTAGKPYFHGFYGFMIYTVGQGEWHLKDIKKSEVLAWLKMTSANRYPIGHNMWTISAAVCGLFAGTEVELSLSACDDTQFTCANGDCIPKERRCDLRDDCIDHTDESDCSLVVMPESYRSGRPPDAAVDGGAAVDLAAVVHILRFMQIDDISRTVRLEMTVDIVWKDVRLKYLNLKEVMEGNRLSSKEMESVWRPSLDFPNLYDGNIKLQKEAVYLLKTGQPLPSDFNDVKMGASDSEPDDAAGAVHPLQQHVGCPPRHRLRQDDRHVVLVLHLPPVPYKRLPRLRRTPGNQERGGQGQAIPLHPAAASDAEERFADRARRRGAHLRGGIQRRLLVASPDLLVDLALVKSYTAR
- the LOC139763208 gene encoding uncharacterized protein isoform X3, producing the protein MCGLGGRFMTTCAFVPKPAGIHQEDEIAPTDDEFVGQTTLIVTNLQWKTLDASYLHVRTPSLSVINIARNDCSSPSLSLSLSLPLNQGYAASSEVSVCTRVKPSSLTPLEPYVSMSASDAMSDSLLIYRRGRRNSLMYNAKKQTGSLDFTTELVLHQWVHYCHIFSSGWYRAFVEGKERAYGYLETEVIPLPLNSTLTIGQEQDLVGEGFDLTQVFHGHVAQVNIWNWSLTQKEVEDMASCRRHAEGNVFSSDEDELENFGVSVETVKLHTLCEKGTDFVIFPEPRDLEASKLMCQRVGHVIFGPRTTEENVKLHNTSLQFVETCAANYHLWVGLTDEVEEGTWRRFSDNEVVNATLLFEPGQPNGNTSENCLFMAQGSGLWVDMICLADWLACVPCIKRQDPPLRLRGLCSRREPETYYEVLGYTAGKPYFHGFYGFMIYTVGQGEWHLKDIKKSEVLAWLKMTSANRYPIGHNMWTISAAVCGLFAGTEVELSLSACDDTQFTCANGDCIPKERRCDLRDDCIDHTDESDCSLVVMPESYRSGRPPDAAVDGGAAVDLAAVVHILRFMQIDDISRTVRLEMTVDIVWKDVRLKYLNLKEVMEGNRLSSKEMESVWRPSLDFPNLYDGNIKLQKEAVYLLKTGQPLPSDFNDVKMDTMYMGESALLTQKQHYIGTFACRFDMFYYPFDTQRCSALLQLSSVNMEVVAFSEDMARAVYLGDKDLPSYIITKYQVLVTHQANNNSTSYSVLSVRLTVSLTTLLVLYTLFNNTSDALPVTAYVKMIDMWFLYCIFLLFLISVCHVFVEHLEIRNEVVKVRPFHYTPPPRLTPRNVLQIARVAVVPTFVVVFNVVYWSLLLTSS
- the LOC139763208 gene encoding uncharacterized protein isoform X1, encoding MCGLGGRFMTTCAFVPKPAGIHQEDEIAPTDDEFVGQTTLIVTNLQWKTLDASYLHVRTPSLSVINIARNDCSSPSLSLSLSLPLNQGYAASSEVSVCTRVKPSSLTPLEPYVSMSASDAMSDSLLIYRRGRRNSLMYNAKKQTGSLDFTTELVLHQWVHYCHIFSSGWYRAFVEGKERAYGYLETEVIPLPLNSTLTIGQEQDLVGEGFDLTQVFHGHVAQVNIWNWSLTQKEVEDMASCRRHAEGNVFSSDEDELENFGVSVETVKLHTLCEKGTDFVIFPEPRDLEASKLMCQRVGHVIFGPRTTEENVKLHNTSLQFVETCAANYHLWVGLTDEVEEGTWRRFSDNEVVNATLLFEPGQPNGNTSENCLFMAQGSGLWVDMICLADWLACVPCIKRQDPPLRLRGLCSRREPETYYEVLGYTAGKPYFHGFYGFMIYTVGQGEWHLKDIKKSEVLAWLKMTSANRYPIGHNMWTISAAVCGLFAGTEVELSLSACDDTQFTCANGDCIPKERRCDLRDDCIDHTDESDCSLVVMPESYRSGRPPDAAVDGGAAVDLAAVVHILRFMQIDDISRTVRLEMTVDIVWKDVRLKYLNLKEVMEGNRLSSKEMESVWRPSLDFPNLYDGNIKLQKEAVYLLKTGQPLPSDFNDVKMDTMYMGESALLTQKQHYIGTFACRFDMFYYPFDTQRCSALLQLSSVNMEVVAFSEDMARAVYLGDKDLPSYIITKYQVLVTHQANNNSTSYSVLSVEFELQRRWLVIVLSVFLPTTLLLIIGYSTLFVRVDRLQVRLTVSLTTLLVLYTLFNNTSDALPVTAYVKMIDMWFLYCIFLLFLISVCHVFVEHLEIRNEVVKVRPFHYTPPPRLTPRNVLQIARVAVVPTFVVVFNVVYWSLLLTSS
- the LOC139763208 gene encoding uncharacterized protein isoform X2, which produces MTGDLVILLLPLLVILGASSSVSCSDPAASASSGAAGEDAVKSGEVDVKVYELQADVWAPASLDVFLRYSLSQKGYAASSEVSVCTRVKPSSLTPLEPYVSMSASDAMSDSLLIYRRGRRNSLMYNAKKQTGSLDFTTELVLHQWVHYCHIFSSGWYRAFVEGKERAYGYLETEVIPLPLNSTLTIGQEQDLVGEGFDLTQVFHGHVAQVNIWNWSLTQKEVEDMASCRRHAEGNVFSSDEDELENFGVSVETVKLHTLCEKGTDFVIFPEPRDLEASKLMCQRVGHVIFGPRTTEENVKLHNTSLQFVETCAANYHLWVGLTDEVEEGTWRRFSDNEVVNATLLFEPGQPNGNTSENCLFMAQGSGLWVDMICLADWLACVPCIKRQDPPLRLRGLCSRREPETYYEVLGYTAGKPYFHGFYGFMIYTVGQGEWHLKDIKKSEVLAWLKMTSANRYPIGHNMWTISAAVCGLFAGTEVELSLSACDDTQFTCANGDCIPKERRCDLRDDCIDHTDESDCSLVVMPESYRSGRPPDAAVDGGAAVDLAAVVHILRFMQIDDISRTVRLEMTVDIVWKDVRLKYLNLKEVMEGNRLSSKEMESVWRPSLDFPNLYDGNIKLQKEAVYLLKTGQPLPSDFNDVKMDTMYMGESALLTQKQHYIGTFACRFDMFYYPFDTQRCSALLQLSSVNMEVVAFSEDMARAVYLGDKDLPSYIITKYQVLVTHQANNNSTSYSVLSVEFELQRRWLVIVLSVFLPTTLLLIIGYSTLFVRVDRLQVRLTVSLTTLLVLYTLFNNTSDALPVTAYVKMIDMWFLYCIFLLFLISVCHVFVEHLEIRNEVVKVRPFHYTPPPRLTPRNVLQIARVAVVPTFVVVFNVVYWSLLLTSS